Within Alkalidesulfovibrio alkalitolerans DSM 16529, the genomic segment GCTCGTCGCAGGGAAATGCACATGCGCCAGCTTGGTGATCGCGTGCCGGATGGATTCGTCGATGGAGCCCGAGACCTCGCCACCCTCGATGTGCGCCACAGGGATGTTCATGTAGGCGGCAGTCATGGCGGCAGGGAGGCACTCGAAACGGTCCGCGAGCACCACCACGACGTCCGGCTTGAGATTGTCGAAGGCGGTTGAGAATTCGGAGACCGCCACTCCGGCCGACTTGGCCATGGTCACGGGCGTCTCTCCTTCCACGAGAAAATGAACCATGCGATCTATCCGTATCCCCTGTTGGCGCATGGCGTCGGCAATGGCTCCATATTTCGAAAGCAGCGCGCCGCCGCCTACGACGATCTGGGGTTCGAGTTCGGGATGGTTCGCCATCGCCTTGATGATCGAACTCATCTTGGCGTAATTTCCGCGTGATGTAATTATAAGGCAGATTTTGCGCCTCATGAAAGCTTCTCCATGCAAATGATCGAATCCTTGGGTATATCCTCGCGGGCGCTCCGCCCGAGCACCTCACCGATCTTGCACGGTTCGATCCCGGTTCCGGGCCTCTTTGCGGCCAGCATCGTCTCGTCGATGACCTCGCCGATGCAAATGTCTCTCGCCGCCACCAAGCTCTTGCGAGCCCACACCGCCCCTTCCCGTTCCGAGGCGGTCATGGTTTTCTCTCCAGATCCGAGACCGGCTTCGATCTCCCTTATCTGTGCGACCATGAGGTGCAGGTCGTCCACGCCGCAGGAGACTTTCCAGTCCTGGGCATCGGGTACGTCGTAGTCGAGTGTGATGTGTTTCTCGATCACCCGCGCTCCGAGAGCCGCGGCAGCCAGCGGAAAATGAAAGCCCCTCGTGTGATCCGAGTATCCGCTGACCACATCGAAGTTGTCGCGGATGCTCTGGATTGCGCGTAGGTTGACCTCTCCGGGCGCAACGGGGTAGCGCGTGACGCAATGGAGCACCGCGATTTCCCTGTTGCCGGTTGCGGCCATGGCTCGAAGAGCCTCCCCCACCTGGTCCATGGAGTACATGCCGGTGGAAAGGATGACCGGCTTGCCCTTGGAGGCCACTTCGGCGAGAAAGCCCCAGTTTCCGACCTCGCCCGAACCTATCTTGTAGGCAGGCACGTCCAACTTGGCGAGATAGCCCAGGCTCGGCCTGTCATGGGCTGTGGCGAAAAAGGTGATGCCTCGCGCGTCACAATAAGCCTTGATCTCAGCGAACGCTTCGTAGGGAAGCTCGCGCTTGGAAAGGCGGTTTCTCCACTCTTCGCTTGCTCCAGAAACCAACTCCTCGGTTTTGAATATCTGGAACTTGACTGCATCGGCCTTGGCGTCAACGGCAAGATCGACCAGCCGCTTGGCCTTCTCCAGGCTGCCAAAATGGGCCACACCCGCTTCGGCGATAATGTACGTCGGCTCATCCTGCCCAACAGCTCTTCCGGCAATTGAGAAACGCTGGGCGAACGAAAATTTATGCATCGCGCAGGCCTTCATGGTTTCGGCTTCCTGTTCAAGGTCATCATTTTGTAGCCCAATCCGACGTTCTCCAAAAAGTCCTCGGCCTGTGCCCGCAAAGGGCCAGAGAACAGCTGTTTCAAGGGACCCGCGCCTTCTTCCCCCTTGAGATATGGATCCCGGCCCTCGATATGGTTGATGACTGCATCTATGTCAGGCTGATGGAAGGAGATGGCCAGCGGTTCGAAGCCAGCCATGCGCATCGCGAGCCGTATGGAAGTCGGCGTGAAGTTGTGCGGATGGTTGCGCCCGTCGAAGGTGGCGGCCTTTTCCCGCAGCACCCGACAGGCGAGGCTTGAACCGTTGGGGCAAAACGTCACGAACACACCGCCGGGTTTAAGAATGCGATATATCTCCCGCAGCACGGGCAGCGGCTGTTTGAGATGCTCGATCACCCCCCACAGGGTCACTGCATCGAAGCTGGCTTCCGCAAAGCCGCATTCTTCAAGCAACGCTTTCCGCACGTCAAGCTTCAACGTGTTCACGGCATAATCCACGGCGCGCTCGTTCAACTCCACGCCCATGGTCCTCCACCCGCGTTCCCGGGCTGTATCCAAGAAAATCCCCACGGAACAGCCCACGTCGAGCACTGCGAAAGGAGCTCCGCTTCCGGTCTCCAAGGCCGCCTCGATGGCGTCCATGCCCCGCTGATACTTGGCGCGATCATACTGCTGGTTGGCGTTGGACAGGAGTACATCCATCCAGATGTCGCTGGCGGTTCGTCCTCCCTTGCCGGTTCCCGCTCCCCTGTAAGCCGCCATGAGCGCTTCATGGTTTATTTGCGGATCGGCATAGATATGGCGGCATTCAGGATTTCTGCAATCCTTGAAAACGAAGCCTTGTTTACGGAAGAGCACTTCATGCTCTGAAGCGTCGCAGATGGGGCAGGCGGCCACGGGCTCGGCAAATTCGGGCCGAATGGCTCCGTCATCGCCGACGAGCCGCTTAATTTCGGCGTTATGGGCGGCGAAAAACTCGTCCCGCCTGGTAGCCCGCACGAACTCGTACGTATCCTCAACGTTGTTAATTGTGATGGCGGCCTTTCTCATCTTCCTTTCCCGAACGCAGCTATGCTCACTTTTCCGGTTTGCAGATACCATTCAGCCACATCCAGATCCTCGGGAGTGTCCACGTCCAGGGCGTAGGCACGAGGGATTTCGAAGGGGAGAGAGGGTGCGGCGAAACAGGTGTCCCCGTCCTTGAGCGCTTCCGTGCGCGTGACCACGATATTGCCGAAGGTGTAGAATTTAGGCTTGGTCTGTTTATTGTAACATTCGCGCCGCTCGTCTTCGAACCGGAAACGAACCTCACCGTCCACGATATGTCTCTGATTGTAAGCATGAAAATTGTGCGGCATGGCGGCAACGGTCTGTGCGGATCGCGCTTCGGGATTCTTTTTCAGCAGTTCTACGCATCCGTCGATGTGCTCGGGCAGGAGAAACGGCGATGTGACTTGCAGCAAGGCCACGGCATCGGGCCGGTATCCCTGATCATCGAGGCGCGCGATCAATTCCTTGAGCACCGCGATGATATGCGTATCGTCGTCGGCCAGCTCCAAGGGGCGCTCGACCACCTCCAATCCGAGACCGGCGCAGACGCAGGCAATGCGCTGGTCCTCGGTGGAACACAGGATGCGGCCGATGGACGACGCCCGTCTGGCCGCCTCATGAACGTAGGCGAGCATCGGGTGTCCGCCGAGTTCGACCACGTTCTTGTAGGGAATGGACTTGGAGCCCCCTCTCGCCGGAATCAGGCCGAGTACTTCCATGCTGGCTTCCTTGGGCATCAACGGACCGGCAGCCCCAGTGCCTCGATCATCTTCAGCACAGTGTATTCCTGCGTCAGATGCCAGGCGTCGCGGGTCGAGCCGCCGATATGCGGGGTGATGATCAGGTTGTCGTGGGATTTGGCATAGCGCACAAGCGGGTGTTCACCCGCCCGCGCCGAGAAATCGGGGACGAACTCGCCGTCAAGAACGTCCGTGGCCGCTCCGCCCAAATATCCGGACTCAAGCGCGGCAAGCAGGGCCGCTTCGTCCACGAGTTCGCCTCGCGAGGTGTTCACAAACCACGAACCGCGCGGCAAGGCCGCAAACACGTCCTGGCCGATCATGCGCTCGGTTTCGGGTTCGTGCGGCACGTGGAGAGTGAGGACGTCGGATACGGCGGCCAGATCGACGAGCGATTCGACACGTTCGTAATCGTCATTCTCGACGAACGGGTCGTTATAGCGGACTGTCATGCCGAATGCCTTGCCGTAGTGGGCCACTTTTCGTCCCAGCCTGCCAAGTCCGATCACGCCCAGGCGCATGCGAGAAAGCATTGCTTGGCCGCCAAAGGGCCAACGCTCCCATCTTCCGGCGAGGACGGATTGCGCGGCCGGGAGCATCTTGCGGGTCAAGGCGATGATCAATCCGAACGTCAGTTCTGAGGTGGGCGTGATTGTGTCAAGGAAGTCCTGGTGATCCTTGAGCGTGACGACGGCGATACCTCGTGAGCGCGCATACTCCACATCGATGTGTGGATGCCCGGTCGTGTTCGAGCCGATAACTTTTAGCCCCGGAGCGGCGTTGATCTTATCCCGGCCGCACCGGTGCCCGAGAGGGGCGAGAATTGCCTCGGCCCGCGCCAGTAACTCGGGCGTGTCCTCCCGAGGATCAGCGATTTCCACGACCTCAAAATTGCGCGCCAGCAATTCCCGGTTTTCCTGCGTGTAATTCAGGCTGGCGTAGTATATGAGAAGGGGTTTCTTCATTCCGTTCTGCCTGGGTTTCGGTGCGTTCACGGCGATCTATATGGGGTAGCCCAGGTCCATCAGCGGCAGCGAGAACTCGTCGGCCAACCACCGATTTGGCTCGCGGTAGAGGTCTGATATTTTCGCCGAAAGGGTAGAAGGCCAGTCCAGCGAGATGTTCCTCGATAGCTTAGCCTTGAGCCTCTTCTTGGCGGTTTGAGGGAGCAGGGCGGATGCGACCCCGCGCAGACGCAACAGAAGCGGGGATCCCTTGAGGGCGATATCGATCCCACTCGGGCGCGTTTGTCTCGGCGCCTGCTGGGTCATGAGCCTAACGGAAGTCTCTTCGTCGATACCGATGAAACGCGACAACTTGGTCAGGAAAAACGTAGGGTCAGCCTTGAGTTGCTCGAAGGGGAGAACCAGCAGTTCATCCTTTGCATAATGCTTCAGGTACGACTTGAGAAGGGCTTTGTAATGGACACGCCCCAAGGGGTTGTGCACCCTGACGTGCATGTATTTTTGATACGCTTCCTTGCCGAAATCGCGATCGACGTGAAAGCGCATCCATGCGGCCTGGAGATATTCTTCGAATGTACAATACGGATATTTTACTGGCGCACCTTTCAAATATTGAACATACATCGATTCCAGACAATTGATCTGCTCGCGGACGATGAGGATGATGCGGGAGTCCGGGAACATGGCCTTCAGCCTCCGAGCCTTGACCGCCCGGTCTGCGTCGTGGTCCGACGACAGGCGTTCGTGTGAGATCACCGTGGGTTTGTCGGAATCGAGAAGGTGCCCACAAGGCTTTATCCGAGCCAAAACATCCTCGAACATTACCTCATCGCAGGCGATAATTGTTTTTAACAAGGCCCTGAAATCTTCATTCTGGTATGGCTTGCCGAGATGGTTTACCCCGGGGTGTTGCGCAAACAGATTCCTCTGTAGGGATGTCGTGGCCGTTTTGGGGAGACCGATATGTACGAACGTGGACATAGACGACGTCACCTCGATTTTTTCTTCTATCCGCGTAGCAATGCGTCCAGGCTCTCACGGACGCGCGCTCCTGCCAAGCCGTCGGTGTTGCCCACGTAATAGTCGAGCACTTCCAATTCGCGTTCGCTGAACCCCTGGTGCAAACGGGTTTCAGGGGCGGAGCGGACATGGCGAAGCAGCATCTCGCCCAACTCATCCACCGAAGCAGCTACTTCGGCGACCCCATCGAGGTCGAGGCAGTAGTCCTTGATGCGCTGGTCCGCCGCTTCGTCGAAGGCGAACGTGACCACGGGTTTTTTCAGGGCGATGGCCTCGATCAAGGCCGTGGAGTTGATGCCACAGGCGACTGAGCAGCGGACCAGCAGATCCATGGGATCACCGCTGGATACGACGGTCAGGTTCGGGGGGAACTGCTGCCCGGCGAGACATTCGCGCAGTACGTTGTCCGAGTCCGCGTTCCCTTTTGCCTTGATGACGAAATCTACATCACCGTGCTCACGAGCCAGATCGACAAATCTCCGGTGCACATTGCGCACGAGGTTGGGCATATTCAGTTGTTCAAGGTCGCTGCTCAGCTTTTCGAACCCGATGCATTTTCTACCTGTGGATGGCAATCCAGATTTAGAGTTGAAACTGAAAAGCAATGCCAAAGGCCTTGCCCTGGAAATCCTGTCTTTTTTTTCCAGCACGCGCCGGGCCAGGTGCAGCGCATCGAGGCGAGGCATGCCGACCACTTCAATCTGATCAGGCCTCACGCATCCGGAACCGACCTGAATGTCGCGCTCCGCGTTGTTGTACACCAGTGATTTAGCCCCCTGAAAAGCGTTTTTCCTAGTTCTATAGACGTCCTCATAGAATTTCTTCAGCAAATCTGTTTTGAGGCACTCTTTGTGGATTGCGATAAAAGGAATGCCAAGTTCGCTGCAAGCGCCAGCTAGCTCTTGTTCAGCGGCATAACTGAAATTCCCAGAGAACACTGCGTCGATCCGCGTTTCACCGACAAGCGAAGGAAGGATTCTCTTCCACAGTTTCCTCAACGCATCCTTTCTCGTGTTAATTGCTTCATCTTCGACCTTGTAGTTGTTGTCGTCGATGGTGATGGGCAACAGCTTCTCGAATACAGCCTTTACCAGGCGCCTGTCCAAGGCGTAGAGGCCGTAGGCCGAACTTTGCCCGAAGCAGGCCATGATGTCCTCTGTATGGCCCGCTTTGGGCAGAAAGAGGACGTTCGCCTTTTTCCGCGTGCCCGAGGGTTGCACCACCCTAATCTGTCGCTTCAGTTCTCGAGCAATGGCGGCGTGATCGTAATCGGCGTCGAGCTTGGAAATCCTTTTCGACGAGATTTCGGTGCGGAAGCTCTGGAGTCGATACGCAATGTAGGCCTGTGCCCGTCGCAAAAAAATGTTCATGACATGCTTTTCGTGTTTTGTTTCATGTAGACGCGGTGGATTTCCCTGCCGAGATTGCGAACGTTTTCCTCCCGAGGTACGGAACTCATCTGCGAGTATATCTTGTCCACGTACCCGTCCACGGTGCGGTTCTGCACCGCCTTGGCGAAAAGGCGTACCCGCCGCCGATCGACCGTCGCGCCCTGAGCGATGCGCCCCAGTGCCTCGATCACTTCTGCACGGGAACGGACGGCGAAAACACCCTCGCATCCCCGATACCACGAATGGCCAAAAAGCAGGGCTGGCGTCTCGCGGACAACGCTTTCCCAGCCCACGGTTCCCGACACGGTCGCAGTTGCTTTGGCCGCGTCGATGAGATCAAAGGACGTGTAGGTCAGCGGAACTAGGCGAACATTGGGGAACTCGGCCAGTCGTTCGTAGAACGAGGGGTCGCGAGCCCTCTCCGGCTTTTGGTGCATGCGGAACATGGAGTTGTGCTCCTTGATCACGATTTCCCAGCCTTCAGGAACGCATTCCGCAAGAAGCCGGACCATGAGCTCCTGGTGCCCATAAAAGCCTCCGCACGGGCAACACTGACGTTCCGGATCGCATTGCAGGGCCACGAACACGAACGGCTTTTGGAAATCCGGTTCGCTCGTCAACCGGTCGTATGCCTGCTGCAATCCATGCCGAAGCACGCGGTCCATGCCGTCCCGAAAATCCTTCTTCAGGTTTTCACGGGCTCGGCCGCGCAGCAGGTTTGCCGCGGCATCCCGTAGAACCTTTCCGTAAAGTCGTGTTCTCGAACTCAACACGCCACCTTTCTTCATCCGTCCGAACTTGAGTCTCTGGTGAAAAGGCATGGCCCCCGAGTAATCTTGCTTCAGGCGCTGAAGCTGTGCATCGAAGGATTCGCAAAGTTCCACGTCGCTATCTTTGTCCTCAGCTTGAAGCCGCCGGTACTCCTCGATGATCTCGGTGCACGGCTTGTCGAAGCGCGGGGCGGCCAGAACCCGGCATGGAAAACCCGTGCGGATGAAATTGACAGTGGGGATGCGGAGGTACGTGCAGATCGCGAAGATCGCCCAATCGTAGCCCATGTGCGGCTCCGTCGGAAATACAACGACATCGGGCTTTAATTCTTCAAAAACGCCCAGCCAGTGGGCAAGTTGGGCATGCCAGGAGTGAATGCGCCTGTGGTAATTCAGGGAACCTCTGGAATTGAATCGATCGAGCATCTTCAGATAGATTGATTCGAAAACAGCCA encodes:
- a CDS encoding N-acetylneuraminate synthase family protein, which encodes MAHFGSLEKAKRLVDLAVDAKADAVKFQIFKTEELVSGASEEWRNRLSKRELPYEAFAEIKAYCDARGITFFATAHDRPSLGYLAKLDVPAYKIGSGEVGNWGFLAEVASKGKPVILSTGMYSMDQVGEALRAMAATGNREIAVLHCVTRYPVAPGEVNLRAIQSIRDNFDVVSGYSDHTRGFHFPLAAAALGARVIEKHITLDYDVPDAQDWKVSCGVDDLHLMVAQIREIEAGLGSGEKTMTASEREGAVWARKSLVAARDICIGEVIDETMLAAKRPGTGIEPCKIGEVLGRSAREDIPKDSIICMEKLS
- a CDS encoding class I SAM-dependent methyltransferase, which gives rise to MRKAAITINNVEDTYEFVRATRRDEFFAAHNAEIKRLVGDDGAIRPEFAEPVAACPICDASEHEVLFRKQGFVFKDCRNPECRHIYADPQINHEALMAAYRGAGTGKGGRTASDIWMDVLLSNANQQYDRAKYQRGMDAIEAALETGSGAPFAVLDVGCSVGIFLDTARERGWRTMGVELNERAVDYAVNTLKLDVRKALLEECGFAEASFDAVTLWGVIEHLKQPLPVLREIYRILKPGGVFVTFCPNGSSLACRVLREKAATFDGRNHPHNFTPTSIRLAMRMAGFEPLAISFHQPDIDAVINHIEGRDPYLKGEEGAGPLKQLFSGPLRAQAEDFLENVGLGYKMMTLNRKPKP
- a CDS encoding acylneuraminate cytidylyltransferase family protein yields the protein MEVLGLIPARGGSKSIPYKNVVELGGHPMLAYVHEAARRASSIGRILCSTEDQRIACVCAGLGLEVVERPLELADDDTHIIAVLKELIARLDDQGYRPDAVALLQVTSPFLLPEHIDGCVELLKKNPEARSAQTVAAMPHNFHAYNQRHIVDGEVRFRFEDERRECYNKQTKPKFYTFGNIVVTRTEALKDGDTCFAAPSLPFEIPRAYALDVDTPEDLDVAEWYLQTGKVSIAAFGKGR
- a CDS encoding 2-hydroxyacid dehydrogenase, which gives rise to MKKPLLIYYASLNYTQENRELLARNFEVVEIADPREDTPELLARAEAILAPLGHRCGRDKINAAPGLKVIGSNTTGHPHIDVEYARSRGIAVVTLKDHQDFLDTITPTSELTFGLIIALTRKMLPAAQSVLAGRWERWPFGGQAMLSRMRLGVIGLGRLGRKVAHYGKAFGMTVRYNDPFVENDDYERVESLVDLAAVSDVLTLHVPHEPETERMIGQDVFAALPRGSWFVNTSRGELVDEAALLAALESGYLGGAATDVLDGEFVPDFSARAGEHPLVRYAKSHDNLIITPHIGGSTRDAWHLTQEYTVLKMIEALGLPVR
- a CDS encoding sulfotransferase family protein, translated to MSTFVHIGLPKTATTSLQRNLFAQHPGVNHLGKPYQNEDFRALLKTIIACDEVMFEDVLARIKPCGHLLDSDKPTVISHERLSSDHDADRAVKARRLKAMFPDSRIILIVREQINCLESMYVQYLKGAPVKYPYCTFEEYLQAAWMRFHVDRDFGKEAYQKYMHVRVHNPLGRVHYKALLKSYLKHYAKDELLVLPFEQLKADPTFFLTKLSRFIGIDEETSVRLMTQQAPRQTRPSGIDIALKGSPLLLRLRGVASALLPQTAKKRLKAKLSRNISLDWPSTLSAKISDLYREPNRWLADEFSLPLMDLGYPI
- a CDS encoding capsular polysaccharide export protein, LipB/KpsS family; translated protein: MGVKAIFTQAGQDYWIDVAAFMHDHHDWEPAYFVGNPATRDRVRSLFPNAVFLDNKEAVRGGGSTECRRYPVRTPDQPTLEALAVFESIYLKMLDRFNSRGSLNYHRRIHSWHAQLAHWLGVFEELKPDVVVFPTEPHMGYDWAIFAICTYLRIPTVNFIRTGFPCRVLAAPRFDKPCTEIIEEYRRLQAEDKDSDVELCESFDAQLQRLKQDYSGAMPFHQRLKFGRMKKGGVLSSRTRLYGKVLRDAAANLLRGRARENLKKDFRDGMDRVLRHGLQQAYDRLTSEPDFQKPFVFVALQCDPERQCCPCGGFYGHQELMVRLLAECVPEGWEIVIKEHNSMFRMHQKPERARDPSFYERLAEFPNVRLVPLTYTSFDLIDAAKATATVSGTVGWESVVRETPALLFGHSWYRGCEGVFAVRSRAEVIEALGRIAQGATVDRRRVRLFAKAVQNRTVDGYVDKIYSQMSSVPREENVRNLGREIHRVYMKQNTKSMS